From one Nonomuraea polychroma genomic stretch:
- a CDS encoding DEAD/DEAH box helicase family protein — MSNFGFLQAEWPELYREAIRAERLAIADPRTSCFYARRTIELALNWLYKADETLREPYHRDLSAMINEPTLVSLAGPSLRTKMDVIRRQGNLAVHSARQVHSRDATRTTAELFHVLYWLARNYAQHEADVPPSGLDFDVSLIPVPEPASVRQKKQAELQAMAARFAEQQEELAKERRRSQDLDAEVQRLREQIKAAKLLNAQRRDTHDYNEAETRVHIIDLLLQEAGWQLGKAEDREYPVDGLPSTPSGKGKVDYVLWDDDGRPLGLVEAKATTHSPLEGQEQARQYADALERRFGRRPVIFYTNGYKTWIWDDGNKYPPRPIQGFYTKDELHSLLARRASRQALSSTPINEEIVERYYQNRAIRRVGERFDRNNQRQALLVMATGSGKTRTAIALVDLLQKAGWIKRVLFLADRKELVTQATNAFKQHLPGTPVINLLTEKNDSARVYVSTYPTMLNLINNVSDSGERKFGPGYFDLVIVDEAHRSIFNKYRAIFDYFDALLVGLTATPKNEIDRNTYRVFNLEEGNPTDVYDLEQAKEDGFLVGPFTINVPLKFPQRGVRYDDLSEEEKARWDELDWNEEGGAPTEVSADEVNRFLFNEDTIDKMLQTVMTYGYRVDGGERLGKTIVFARNQRHAEFIVERFNMLYPEHGGELARVISHQTRGAEQLIDQFRRKDSALRMAVSVDMLDTGIDIPEVVNLVVAKAVRSKTKFWQMIGRGTRLCKDLFGPGQNKEQFLVFDLARNVEYFNADIPETQGRAQKSLTERLFAQRADLLYVLDQEQPSTEGDVAVRDDVATRLQGEVAGMNRNNIEVRQHLREVDTFLDTESWRQITAEKRDDLKEKLAGLPSTYKDDDTSEEAKRFDLLALRLQLGLLLGDPGYDALRLQVQRIAEDLLDPTTLNNPVVARHAEFLNDVAGDDWWQDVTLSMLETMRRTIRGLVRLIPTKHRAVVYTDFEDELGELTHSELKGLEIGTDRTKFERKVRTYLRSHHDNLVVQKLLRGRQITSSELDELKSVFLDLGFGTEADIEQIAEEHEGFGLFLRSITGLSREAAIRAFGDFQQGRNLSPNEYSFIELIIDSLTKNGYLDVGDLYEPPFKRLGDPDVVFCNIADVHVIADVLKHVKETAVPRDAEAS, encoded by the coding sequence GTGAGCAACTTTGGGTTCCTGCAGGCGGAGTGGCCGGAGCTGTACCGCGAGGCCATCCGAGCGGAGCGGTTAGCGATTGCCGACCCCCGGACGTCGTGCTTCTATGCGCGGCGAACGATCGAGCTGGCGCTGAACTGGCTGTACAAGGCCGATGAGACGCTGCGGGAGCCCTACCACCGCGACCTTAGCGCGATGATCAACGAGCCGACGTTGGTCAGCTTGGCGGGTCCGAGCCTGCGGACGAAGATGGACGTCATTCGCAGGCAGGGAAACCTGGCGGTGCACTCGGCTAGACAGGTGCACAGCAGAGACGCAACGCGAACCACGGCGGAGCTGTTTCATGTCCTGTATTGGCTGGCCCGCAACTACGCGCAGCATGAGGCGGACGTTCCGCCGTCCGGGCTCGACTTCGACGTATCGCTAATACCGGTGCCCGAGCCCGCCTCGGTACGACAGAAGAAGCAGGCCGAGTTGCAGGCTATGGCTGCCCGTTTCGCCGAGCAGCAGGAGGAGCTGGCCAAGGAGCGGCGACGCAGCCAGGACCTGGACGCCGAAGTGCAACGGCTACGGGAGCAGATCAAGGCCGCCAAGCTCCTCAACGCCCAGCGGCGCGACACTCACGACTACAACGAGGCCGAGACTCGGGTCCACATCATCGATTTGCTGCTCCAGGAGGCTGGCTGGCAGCTGGGCAAGGCGGAAGACCGGGAGTACCCGGTGGACGGCCTGCCGTCGACCCCGTCAGGCAAGGGCAAGGTGGACTACGTCCTGTGGGACGACGACGGCAGGCCGCTGGGACTGGTGGAGGCCAAGGCCACCACTCACTCGCCATTAGAAGGACAGGAGCAGGCCAGGCAGTACGCCGACGCGCTGGAACGCAGGTTCGGTAGGCGTCCGGTCATCTTCTATACCAATGGTTACAAGACCTGGATCTGGGACGACGGCAACAAGTACCCGCCCCGGCCGATCCAGGGCTTCTATACCAAGGACGAATTGCATTCGCTGCTTGCTCGGCGCGCATCCCGGCAGGCGCTTAGCAGCACGCCGATCAACGAGGAGATCGTCGAGCGCTACTACCAGAACCGCGCCATCCGTCGCGTTGGGGAGCGCTTCGACCGAAACAACCAGCGCCAGGCCCTCCTCGTCATGGCGACCGGCTCCGGCAAGACCCGGACCGCTATCGCGCTCGTCGACCTGCTGCAGAAGGCCGGCTGGATCAAGCGGGTGCTGTTCCTGGCCGACCGCAAGGAATTGGTGACGCAGGCGACCAATGCCTTCAAGCAACACCTGCCAGGCACACCTGTGATCAACCTCCTGACGGAGAAGAACGACAGCGCCCGGGTGTACGTCTCGACGTACCCAACCATGCTCAACTTGATTAACAACGTGTCCGACAGCGGCGAACGCAAGTTCGGGCCGGGCTACTTCGATCTGGTGATCGTAGACGAGGCACACCGGTCGATCTTCAACAAGTACCGGGCGATCTTCGACTACTTCGACGCGCTGTTGGTCGGGCTGACCGCCACCCCCAAGAACGAGATCGACCGCAACACCTACCGGGTCTTCAACCTGGAGGAGGGCAACCCGACCGACGTCTACGACCTGGAGCAGGCCAAGGAGGACGGATTCCTGGTCGGCCCGTTCACCATCAACGTGCCGCTGAAGTTCCCGCAGCGCGGCGTTCGTTACGACGACCTGTCGGAGGAAGAGAAAGCGCGCTGGGACGAACTCGACTGGAACGAGGAGGGCGGAGCCCCGACAGAGGTCAGCGCCGACGAGGTCAACCGGTTTCTGTTCAACGAGGACACCATCGACAAGATGCTCCAGACCGTCATGACGTATGGCTACCGCGTCGACGGCGGCGAACGGCTCGGCAAGACGATCGTGTTCGCGCGCAATCAGCGGCACGCCGAGTTCATCGTCGAGCGGTTCAACATGCTCTATCCCGAGCACGGAGGCGAGCTCGCCCGGGTGATCAGTCACCAGACGCGCGGCGCGGAGCAACTGATCGACCAGTTCCGGCGCAAGGACTCGGCGTTGCGCATGGCGGTCTCGGTTGACATGCTCGATACCGGCATTGACATCCCCGAGGTCGTGAACCTGGTCGTAGCCAAAGCTGTGCGCTCCAAGACCAAGTTCTGGCAGATGATCGGCCGGGGTACGCGTCTGTGTAAGGACCTGTTCGGCCCCGGGCAGAACAAGGAGCAGTTCCTCGTCTTCGACCTGGCCCGCAACGTGGAGTACTTCAACGCCGATATCCCCGAGACCCAGGGGCGTGCGCAGAAGTCGCTGACCGAGCGGTTGTTCGCCCAGCGCGCCGACCTGCTGTACGTCCTGGACCAGGAGCAGCCTTCGACCGAGGGTGATGTCGCCGTACGCGACGACGTGGCCACTCGCTTGCAAGGCGAAGTTGCTGGGATGAACCGGAACAACATCGAGGTACGGCAGCACCTGCGCGAGGTGGATACGTTCCTCGACACCGAGTCGTGGAGGCAGATCACGGCCGAGAAGCGTGACGATCTCAAGGAGAAGCTGGCCGGCCTGCCCTCGACCTACAAGGACGACGACACCAGCGAGGAGGCCAAACGGTTCGACCTGCTAGCGCTGCGGCTGCAACTTGGACTACTCCTCGGCGATCCGGGATATGACGCGCTGAGGCTCCAAGTTCAGCGGATCGCCGAGGACCTGCTCGACCCCACCACGCTCAACAACCCTGTCGTCGCCCGGCACGCCGAGTTCCTCAACGACGTCGCAGGCGACGACTGGTGGCAGGACGTCACCCTGTCAATGCTTGAAACCATGCGCCGTACGATCCGCGGCCTGGTTCGGCTCATCCCGACCAAGCACCGCGCCGTCGTCTACACGGACTTCGAAGACGAGCTCGGCGAGCTCACCCACTCCGAGCTCAAAGGCCTGGAAATCGGCACCGACCGTACCAAGTTCGAACGGAAAGTTCGCACCTATCTACGCAGCCACCACGACAACCTCGTCGTCCAAAAGCTCCTGCGCGGCCGCCAGATCACCAGCTCCGAACTCGACGAGCTCAAGAGCGTCTTCCTCGACCTGGGCTTCGGCACCGAGGCCGACATCGAGCAGATCGCCGAGGAGCATGAAGGATTCGGCCTCTTCCTGCGCTCCATCACCGGCCTGAGCCGCGAAGCCGCCATTCGCGCCTTC